Proteins from one Amycolatopsis benzoatilytica AK 16/65 genomic window:
- a CDS encoding monovalent cation/H(+) antiporter subunit G produces the protein MNPVAAVLTFAGAAVVPFAAYGALRARGALARLHFLSPVTTIAGPLIGLGLIVEVGWNLASAQIAVTVALLAITGPVLQTATARLERDRR, from the coding sequence ATGAACCCCGTCGCCGCGGTCCTCACGTTCGCCGGCGCGGCGGTCGTTCCCTTCGCGGCGTACGGCGCGCTTCGCGCCCGCGGCGCGCTCGCCCGCCTGCATTTTCTTTCCCCGGTCACCACGATCGCCGGGCCGCTGATCGGGCTAGGACTGATAGTCGAAGTCGGCTGGAACCTCGCGTCCGCCCAGATCGCGGTCACCGTCGCGCTGCTCGCGATCACCGGTCCGGTACTGCAAACGGCGACCGCCCGGCTGGAACGGGACCGCCGGTGA
- a CDS encoding Na(+)/H(+) antiporter subunit B: MTTVLSLLLLALAAAAGFAVVRTSDPARQAPTLSVYSLVLTLLFVVLQAPDVALSELAVGSAIVPLLVLLTLRKVRGGKP; this comes from the coding sequence GTGACCACCGTGCTGTCCCTGCTCCTGCTGGCGCTTGCCGCGGCGGCGGGCTTCGCGGTCGTGCGCACCTCCGACCCGGCTCGCCAAGCACCCACTCTCTCGGTCTACAGCCTCGTGCTGACGCTGCTGTTCGTCGTGCTCCAGGCACCGGACGTGGCACTGTCCGAGCTGGCCGTCGGCTCGGCGATCGTCCCGCTCCTGGTACTGCTGACACTTCGCAAGGTCCGCGGAGGAAAGCCGTGA
- a CDS encoding MnhB domain-containing protein, with product MTRRFRTILAFAGALALAVLLGAAFARTPAATQVYLALARPAGRAHETPNLVSSINFDLRALDTLGEETIVAAAVVGTLSLLSLSPGERRRLNPDHRPVLPAVRIFGYVLLPITFLLGIDVVLHGHLTPGGGFQGGVVLATGWHLLYLAGDYPALARLRPIAWCEYAEATGTGLYVVTGLAGLVAAGSFLTNFLPFGSWTALPSAGTVPLLSFFVGVEVAAGFVVLLARFLEQGLLPDKETA from the coding sequence GTGACCCGCCGTTTCCGCACGATCCTGGCGTTCGCCGGAGCGCTGGCGCTCGCCGTCCTGCTCGGGGCCGCGTTCGCCCGGACCCCGGCCGCGACCCAGGTCTACCTCGCTCTCGCCCGCCCGGCCGGCCGGGCGCACGAGACGCCGAACCTGGTGTCCTCCATCAACTTCGACCTGCGTGCTCTCGACACCCTCGGCGAGGAGACCATCGTCGCGGCTGCCGTGGTCGGCACGCTGTCGCTGCTGTCGCTCTCTCCCGGCGAACGACGCCGGCTGAACCCGGACCACCGCCCGGTGCTGCCCGCGGTGCGCATCTTCGGCTACGTCCTGCTGCCGATCACGTTCCTGCTCGGCATCGACGTCGTCCTGCACGGGCACCTCACCCCCGGCGGCGGGTTCCAGGGCGGCGTCGTACTCGCCACCGGCTGGCATCTGCTGTACCTGGCAGGCGACTACCCGGCACTCGCGCGGCTGCGCCCGATCGCCTGGTGCGAATACGCGGAAGCCACCGGCACCGGCCTGTACGTGGTGACCGGGCTGGCCGGCCTCGTCGCGGCCGGCTCATTCCTGACCAACTTCCTTCCGTTCGGCAGCTGGACCGCGCTGCCGTCCGCGGGCACCGTGCCGCTGCTGAGCTTTTTCGTCGGGGTCGAGGTCGCGGCCGGTTTCGTCGTCCTGCTGGCGCGCTTTCTGGAGCAGGGTTTGCTGCCGGACAAGGAGACCGCGTGA
- a CDS encoding sodium:proton antiporter, which yields MITAYSCYAVAAWLLLVGSLGIVHSRDLVHTVVSLSVAQSGTYVFLLGIGFRPAASPPILPAGPVVDPMVQAMTLTDIVVSATITALLLAITVQVSRRHGTIVPDELRALRG from the coding sequence GTGATCACCGCCTACAGCTGCTACGCCGTCGCCGCCTGGCTGCTGCTCGTCGGCAGCCTCGGCATCGTGCACAGCCGCGACCTGGTGCACACCGTCGTGTCGCTGTCCGTCGCGCAATCCGGCACCTACGTCTTCCTGCTGGGCATCGGGTTCCGGCCGGCCGCCAGCCCGCCGATCCTGCCCGCCGGCCCCGTGGTCGACCCGATGGTGCAGGCGATGACCCTGACCGACATCGTGGTGTCCGCGACGATCACCGCGCTGCTGCTCGCCATCACCGTCCAGGTCTCCCGGCGGCACGGCACGATCGTGCCCGACGAGCTCCGCGCGCTGCGGGGATGA
- a CDS encoding complex I subunit 5 family protein: protein MLPALTIAVPLLGACLLLATGRFLPRPVVDALATALSVGTAGLLFALVLVCRRGRVVDWVGGHGPQGARSVGTVLVADELSALLGLVAGLLTVFALLYSWRYFAVAEARFHAMMLLFLTGMLGFLFTGDLFTLFVFFELMSAVAYALTGYQVEEAESVQGALTFGVVNSLGAYFSLMGIGLLYARTGQLGLAQLGAALSHGPRDLLVVAAFAFVSTGLLVKAAAVPFHFWLADAHAVAPTPVCVLFSGIMVELGLYGLFRVQRIVFDPVLPTALPHVATVLGIGTAVLGAVLCCTQRHLKRLLAFSTVAHTGVFLGGLSAANASALAGFGLSVAGHAGVKGTLFLLTGILRDRYRSVDVDDLHGRVEHSRFEAVLFLLAGLALAGLPPFALALGKATAEDAGPSWLLPVSALVSVATAGAVMHAGARIYFGLGAPPPRDAEDTTSGEHEEPETGRRIAGTPAVMAASAAGLLALALAAGLLPAVREWASIAGAQAADRIGYLHAVLPALPAGAAPDPADADASWRTSGVVTGLLTASAGAAAVAFWHRWRVPAWPSLHRLHSGHVGDYVAWLLAGVPLLAALVLA, encoded by the coding sequence GTGCTGCCCGCCCTCACGATCGCGGTGCCGCTGCTCGGTGCGTGCCTGCTTCTGGCCACCGGCAGGTTCCTGCCTCGACCGGTGGTCGACGCGCTCGCCACCGCGCTGTCCGTCGGCACCGCGGGTCTGCTCTTCGCACTGGTGCTGGTTTGCCGGCGGGGGCGGGTCGTGGACTGGGTCGGCGGTCACGGCCCTCAAGGCGCCCGCTCGGTCGGCACGGTGCTGGTCGCCGACGAACTGTCCGCACTGCTGGGCCTGGTCGCCGGTCTGCTCACCGTTTTCGCGCTGCTTTACAGCTGGCGGTACTTCGCCGTCGCGGAGGCGCGGTTCCACGCGATGATGCTGCTCTTTCTCACCGGCATGCTGGGGTTTCTCTTCACCGGCGATCTGTTCACCCTGTTCGTCTTCTTCGAACTGATGAGCGCGGTCGCGTACGCCCTCACCGGGTACCAGGTCGAGGAAGCCGAATCCGTGCAGGGCGCGCTGACCTTCGGCGTGGTCAATTCCCTCGGCGCGTACTTCTCTCTGATGGGCATCGGCCTGCTCTATGCCCGCACCGGGCAGCTCGGGCTCGCACAGCTCGGCGCTGCCCTCTCGCACGGACCGCGGGATCTGCTCGTGGTGGCCGCGTTCGCGTTCGTCTCGACTGGCCTGCTGGTCAAGGCCGCCGCGGTGCCGTTCCATTTCTGGCTGGCCGACGCGCACGCGGTCGCGCCTACCCCGGTGTGCGTGCTGTTCTCCGGAATCATGGTCGAACTCGGCCTGTACGGGCTCTTCCGGGTACAGCGCATAGTGTTCGACCCGGTGCTGCCCACCGCACTGCCGCACGTCGCGACTGTTCTGGGCATCGGCACCGCCGTGCTCGGCGCGGTGCTCTGCTGCACCCAGCGCCACCTCAAACGGCTGCTCGCTTTCTCCACCGTGGCGCACACCGGGGTTTTCCTCGGCGGACTGTCCGCTGCGAACGCTTCGGCGCTGGCCGGATTCGGGCTGTCGGTGGCCGGCCACGCAGGAGTCAAGGGCACGCTGTTCCTGCTCACTGGCATCCTGCGTGACCGCTACCGCAGCGTTGACGTGGACGATCTGCACGGGCGAGTCGAACACTCCCGGTTCGAGGCGGTGCTGTTCCTGCTGGCCGGGCTCGCGCTCGCCGGGCTGCCGCCGTTCGCCCTCGCCCTGGGCAAGGCGACCGCGGAAGACGCTGGGCCGAGCTGGCTGCTGCCGGTCTCGGCTCTCGTTTCGGTCGCGACCGCGGGTGCGGTGATGCATGCGGGTGCCCGGATCTACTTCGGACTCGGCGCCCCGCCGCCGCGCGACGCGGAGGACACCACAAGCGGTGAGCACGAGGAACCGGAGACCGGCAGGCGGATCGCCGGAACGCCCGCGGTGATGGCAGCCTCCGCGGCCGGACTTCTGGCGCTGGCGCTGGCGGCGGGCCTTCTGCCGGCGGTCCGCGAGTGGGCTTCGATCGCCGGGGCTCAGGCCGCCGACCGGATCGGCTATCTCCACGCCGTCCTGCCCGCGCTGCCCGCTGGCGCCGCACCCGATCCGGCAGACGCGGACGCGAGCTGGCGGACTTCGGGAGTCGTCACCGGCCTGCTGACCGCGTCGGCCGGGGCCGCCGCGGTGGCGTTCTGGCACCGCTGGCGGGTCCCGGCGTGGCCGAGCCTGCACCGGCTCCACTCCGGTCACGTCGGCGACTACGTCGCCTGGCTTCTCGCCGGAGTGCCGCTGCTGGCGGCATTGGTGCTGGCCTGA
- a CDS encoding aldo/keto reductase: MAVDIPSVPLPGGASLPQIGIGVFQVPPDDTANVVRTALEAGCRHIDTAQMYRNEAGVGQGIRDSGLAREDVFVTTKLANDAHGHDNAITALEGSLERLGTEYVDLYLIHWPLPGRGKFLRTWEAFDELQKAGKTRAIGVSNFRPEDLDRLAEHGGPLPEVNQIELHPAFQQRELSEYHRAHGIVTEAWSPLGQGRVLGAAVLADLAGKHGRTPAQIVLAWHLRRGRVVFPKSVHAERIRENLDVADIELDEAELAAIDGLDEGRRLGPDPSTFEG, encoded by the coding sequence ATGGCTGTTGACATCCCGAGCGTCCCGCTGCCCGGCGGGGCCAGCTTGCCGCAGATCGGAATCGGCGTGTTCCAGGTGCCGCCGGACGACACCGCGAACGTCGTCCGGACGGCCCTGGAGGCGGGCTGCCGCCACATTGACACCGCGCAGATGTACCGGAACGAGGCGGGGGTGGGGCAGGGCATCCGGGATTCGGGGCTGGCCCGCGAGGATGTCTTCGTCACCACGAAACTGGCCAACGACGCGCACGGCCACGACAACGCGATCACCGCGCTGGAGGGCAGCCTGGAGCGGCTCGGAACCGAGTATGTCGACCTCTACCTGATCCACTGGCCGCTTCCCGGCCGGGGCAAGTTCCTCCGCACCTGGGAGGCGTTCGACGAACTCCAGAAGGCGGGCAAGACCCGGGCCATCGGGGTGTCCAACTTCCGGCCGGAGGACCTGGACCGGCTCGCCGAACACGGCGGCCCGCTGCCCGAGGTCAACCAGATCGAGCTGCATCCGGCCTTCCAGCAGCGGGAACTGTCGGAATACCACCGTGCGCACGGCATCGTCACCGAAGCCTGGAGCCCGCTCGGGCAGGGCCGGGTGCTCGGCGCGGCCGTGCTGGCCGACCTGGCCGGCAAGCACGGCCGGACCCCGGCGCAGATCGTGCTGGCCTGGCACCTGCGGCGCGGCCGGGTGGTTTTCCCGAAGTCCGTGCACGCGGAGCGGATCCGGGAGAATCTGGACGTCGCGGACATCGAGCTGGACGAGGCTGAGCTGGCGGCGATCGACGGGCTGGACGAGGGACGCCGGCTCGGGCCGGACCCGTCGACGTTCGAGGGCTGA
- a CDS encoding SRPBCC family protein, protein MSSTITEIVDVEVPVTTAYDQWTQFESFPEFMEGVEEVRQLDATHTHWVTRFGGVSREFDATITEQHPDERVAWRADSGPDHAGVVTFHRLADTRTRVTAQMEFDPDGFAEQAADKLGVLDRRVKGDLARFKHYVEERGRATGAWRGEVPRPGQ, encoded by the coding sequence ATGAGCAGCACGATCACCGAAATCGTGGACGTCGAAGTCCCGGTGACCACCGCCTACGACCAGTGGACTCAGTTCGAGTCCTTCCCCGAATTCATGGAGGGGGTGGAGGAAGTCCGCCAGCTCGACGCGACGCACACGCACTGGGTCACCCGTTTCGGCGGGGTGAGCCGGGAATTCGACGCGACCATCACCGAGCAGCATCCCGACGAGCGGGTGGCCTGGCGGGCAGATTCGGGCCCGGACCACGCCGGCGTGGTGACCTTCCACCGCCTCGCCGACACCCGGACGCGGGTGACCGCGCAGATGGAATTCGATCCCGACGGTTTCGCCGAGCAGGCCGCGGACAAGCTGGGCGTCCTGGACCGGCGGGTGAAGGGAGACCTGGCCCGGTTCAAGCACTACGTCGAAGAGCGCGGCCGGGCGACCGGGGCCTGGCGGGGCGAGGTGCCGCGGCCTGGCCAGTGA
- a CDS encoding NAD(P)/FAD-dependent oxidoreductase: protein MRVVIVGGGFAGYHAAETLLRTLGDRAEIVVLNPTDYFLYLPLLPEVGTGIVDPRHVSVSIPDTLRGVRLVLGTAASVDFDAREVGYTDPEDQERTLSYDRLILAAGSVNKLLPIPGVAEHAHGFRGLPEALYLRDHVTRQIELAAATDDPAERDARCNFVVVGAGYTGTEVAAQGPAFTSALARRHPELAGQPIRWQLLDIADRVLPELDPRLGATADQVLRERGVEVRMKTSVDRADAEGVTLTTGDSVPTRTLVWCVGVRPDPLVAHLGLETVRGRLVVTPELTVPGRTDVFACGDAAAVPDLTRPGETTPMTAQHAQRQGKLAGRNVAASLGTGRPRRYRHRDLGFAVDLGARAGAANPLHVPLAGRAARLVTRAYHLFSLPGNRLRTAADWAFEAASHRQTVQLGLVRAGAVPLDTASPELPRTR, encoded by the coding sequence ATGCGAGTCGTGATCGTCGGCGGCGGGTTCGCGGGCTACCACGCCGCGGAAACGCTGCTGCGGACTCTCGGCGACCGCGCCGAGATCGTCGTCTTGAACCCCACTGACTACTTCCTCTACCTCCCGCTGCTGCCCGAGGTCGGCACCGGGATCGTGGACCCCCGGCACGTGTCCGTGTCCATTCCGGACACTCTGCGCGGCGTGCGGCTGGTCCTCGGCACCGCCGCTTCGGTCGACTTCGATGCCCGCGAGGTCGGCTATACCGATCCGGAAGACCAGGAACGGACGCTGAGCTACGACCGGCTGATCCTGGCCGCGGGCAGCGTCAACAAGCTGCTGCCGATTCCCGGCGTCGCCGAGCACGCACATGGATTCCGCGGCCTGCCCGAGGCGCTGTACCTGCGCGACCACGTGACGCGGCAGATCGAACTGGCCGCCGCCACCGACGACCCGGCCGAGCGCGACGCCCGGTGCAACTTCGTCGTCGTCGGAGCCGGATACACCGGAACCGAGGTCGCCGCGCAGGGCCCGGCGTTCACCAGCGCGCTCGCGCGGCGGCATCCGGAGCTCGCCGGACAGCCGATCCGCTGGCAGCTGCTCGACATCGCCGACCGGGTGCTGCCTGAGCTGGACCCGCGGCTCGGCGCCACCGCGGACCAGGTGCTGCGCGAGCGCGGCGTCGAAGTCCGGATGAAGACTTCCGTCGACCGCGCCGACGCGGAAGGCGTCACGCTCACCACCGGCGACTCCGTGCCCACCCGCACTCTCGTGTGGTGCGTCGGCGTCCGTCCGGACCCGCTGGTCGCGCATCTCGGCCTGGAAACCGTGCGGGGCAGGCTGGTCGTGACCCCGGAGCTGACCGTACCCGGCCGAACTGACGTGTTCGCCTGCGGCGACGCCGCCGCGGTGCCCGATCTCACCCGTCCGGGCGAGACCACTCCGATGACGGCACAACACGCGCAACGGCAGGGCAAACTGGCCGGCCGCAACGTCGCCGCATCGCTCGGCACCGGCCGCCCGCGCCGCTACCGGCACCGGGACCTCGGCTTCGCCGTCGACCTCGGCGCCCGCGCGGGCGCGGCGAATCCGCTGCACGTCCCGCTCGCCGGCCGCGCGGCACGGCTCGTGACCCGCGCCTACCACCTGTTCTCGCTGCCGGGCAATCGCCTGCGCACCGCCGCCGACTGGGCGTTCGAAGCGGCGAGCCACCGCCAGACCGTCCAGCTCGGACTGGTCCGCGCCGGCGCCGTGCCGCTGGACACCGCCTCGCCCGAGCTGCCGCGAACCAGGTGA
- a CDS encoding Vms1/Ankzf1 family peptidyl-tRNA hydrolase, with protein sequence MDTAELHALLTDGPFVSVHFDESHDTEDAAKQLRLRLKEIDAALDEQGADRPTAEAVLHTAAADPPPVGQGGRSLVAAHGAVLLDRRLAAPPPAQEARYSALPYFLPTVTHTDDVPVHLVVLVDRVGADMELHRADGSVETETVRGQDHPVHKVRGGGPAHRDIQSHAEQTAHQNLAEVADRVAKAAERARPRVIVLAGEVQARAELHDRLSAPVRAITAEVDTGGRAPGADRAELDRSVRELLAGRRLVELDDLAERFRAESARRSGLAANGLPSVAGALAAANVDTLLISDPGDAAVYTGPEPAQVGVRAGDLEASGVDHPVRRRADEALPYAAVAVGADVVVMDERLELADGFGAILRHA encoded by the coding sequence GTGGACACAGCGGAACTGCACGCATTGCTGACCGACGGACCGTTCGTCTCCGTGCACTTCGACGAATCGCACGACACCGAGGACGCCGCCAAGCAACTTCGGCTGCGGCTCAAGGAGATCGATGCCGCGCTGGACGAGCAGGGCGCGGACCGGCCGACCGCGGAAGCCGTCCTGCACACGGCAGCCGCCGACCCGCCGCCGGTGGGCCAAGGCGGACGCAGCCTGGTCGCCGCGCACGGCGCCGTCCTGCTCGACCGGCGGCTCGCCGCCCCGCCGCCCGCCCAGGAGGCGCGGTACTCGGCGCTGCCATACTTTCTGCCGACCGTGACGCACACCGACGACGTGCCGGTCCACTTGGTGGTGCTCGTCGACCGGGTCGGTGCGGACATGGAGCTGCACCGCGCCGACGGCAGCGTCGAGACGGAGACCGTACGAGGGCAGGATCATCCCGTGCACAAGGTCCGGGGCGGCGGCCCGGCACACCGCGACATCCAGTCGCACGCCGAGCAGACCGCCCACCAGAACCTCGCCGAAGTCGCCGACCGGGTGGCCAAGGCCGCCGAACGCGCCCGGCCGCGGGTGATCGTGCTGGCCGGGGAGGTGCAGGCGCGCGCCGAGCTGCACGACCGCCTTTCCGCGCCGGTCCGGGCGATCACCGCGGAAGTCGACACCGGCGGACGCGCTCCCGGCGCCGACCGCGCCGAGCTGGACCGCTCGGTCCGCGAACTGCTGGCCGGACGGCGCCTGGTCGAGCTAGACGACCTCGCCGAACGCTTCCGGGCCGAGTCCGCCCGCCGGTCGGGCTTGGCAGCGAACGGTCTGCCGTCGGTCGCCGGCGCGCTCGCCGCGGCGAACGTCGACACTCTGTTGATCAGCGACCCCGGCGACGCCGCGGTGTACACCGGCCCAGAGCCCGCGCAGGTCGGCGTCCGCGCGGGCGACCTGGAAGCCAGCGGGGTCGACCATCCAGTCCGCCGCCGAGCAGACGAGGCCTTGCCGTACGCGGCGGTGGCAGTCGGAGCGGACGTCGTGGTGATGGACGAACGGCTCGAACTTGCCGACGGGTTCGGCGCGATCCTGCGCCACGCGTAG
- a CDS encoding CBS domain-containing protein, translated as MTNATTTARALMTADPVCVRASDTAHDAAQTMAREQLGSLPICGEDGRLTGMLTDRDLVVKVLAEGKDPRAVHAGELAQGEAVTIGADDDVTEILQTMAQHRVRRLPVIDGHELVGIVAQADVARAMPNPDTGVLVEALSYD; from the coding sequence ATGACGAACGCGACGACCACGGCCCGCGCGTTGATGACCGCCGACCCGGTGTGCGTCCGCGCGTCGGACACGGCGCACGACGCGGCCCAGACGATGGCCCGCGAGCAACTGGGCTCGCTGCCGATCTGCGGCGAGGACGGCCGGCTGACTGGCATGCTGACCGATCGCGACCTGGTGGTGAAAGTGCTGGCCGAGGGCAAGGACCCGCGTGCGGTGCACGCCGGTGAGCTGGCCCAGGGCGAAGCCGTCACGATCGGCGCGGACGACGACGTGACCGAGATCTTGCAGACGATGGCGCAGCACCGGGTCCGCCGGCTGCCGGTCATCGACGGCCACGAACTGGTCGGCATCGTCGCCCAGGCGGACGTGGCCCGGGCCATGCCGAACCCGGACACCGGGGTGCTGGTGGAAGCCCTGTCCTACGATTGA
- a CDS encoding UdgX family uracil-DNA binding protein (This protein belongs to the uracil DNA glycosylase superfamily, members of which act in excision repair of DNA. However, it belongs more specifically to UdgX branch, whose founding member was found to bind uracil in DNA (where it does not belong), without cleaving it, appears to promote DNA repair by a pathway involving RecA, rather than base excision.): protein MPELDGARPPRTADLRRLQEAAAQCQGCELYRDATQTVFGSGPATADLFVVGEQPGDREDRAGEPFVGPAGQLLDRALREAGFDRAHLYLTNAVKHFKFVRAERGKRRLHQKPGRAEVRACRPWLEAELRAVQPRLILALGATAAQALLGPAFKLTAHRGEPIASDELVPAVIATVHPSAVLRAPDRDVAYRAFLADLTAARSALD, encoded by the coding sequence GTGCCGGAACTCGACGGAGCCCGGCCGCCCCGGACGGCCGACCTGCGCCGTCTCCAGGAGGCGGCGGCGCAGTGCCAAGGTTGTGAGCTGTACCGCGACGCCACGCAGACCGTGTTCGGCTCCGGACCGGCGACCGCGGACCTGTTCGTCGTCGGCGAGCAACCCGGGGATCGTGAGGACCGCGCCGGGGAACCGTTCGTCGGCCCGGCCGGGCAGCTGCTCGACCGGGCGCTGCGGGAAGCCGGTTTCGACCGCGCGCACCTCTACCTCACCAACGCCGTGAAGCACTTCAAGTTCGTCCGTGCGGAACGCGGCAAACGGCGGCTGCACCAGAAACCCGGCCGCGCCGAGGTCCGCGCCTGCCGACCGTGGCTGGAGGCCGAGCTGCGCGCGGTTCAGCCCCGGCTGATCCTGGCGCTCGGCGCGACCGCGGCGCAGGCCCTGCTCGGGCCTGCGTTCAAGCTCACTGCCCATCGCGGCGAACCGATCGCGTCGGATGAGCTGGTCCCGGCGGTCATCGCGACCGTGCACCCCTCCGCCGTCCTGCGTGCCCCCGATCGCGACGTTGCCTACCGCGCTTTCCTCGCC